The DNA segment GAGCTCACGCGCCCGGACAAGGAGGACGATCGCACCCGGCACATCGACACGCTCGGGGGCAATGACGAACCCGTCTTCCTCACGTATCGGGCCGTGCCATCCATTGGCGCACTGATGGAGGAGGGGATGCGCTCCAGTCCCCAGTATGACTTCACCACCGAGGATGGCATTGGCCACACCTTCTGGAGGGTGAACGGGAGTCTCAACACGCGGCTCACGGCGGCGTTCCACGAAGTGCCCATGCTCTACATCGCGGACGGTCACCACCGTTCGGCGGCGGCCTCGCGGGTCCATTCGTTGCGCAGCCAGCGCGGTGAGAGCGGTGGACACAGCCGCTTCCTGGCGGTGGTCTTCCCTCACGACCAGATGCGCATCCTCGCCTACAACCGCGTGGTGAAGGATTTGAACGGGCTGTCGCCGGAGGCCTTCCTGGCGCGGCTGGGCGAGCGGTTCGAGGTGACGCGCGGGCAATCGAAGACTCAGGACCGGGCGCACCAGTTCGGCATGTATCTGGAGGGCGCCTGGTATCAGCTCACCGCCAGGCCGGGCTCGTTTGGCGCCACGCCGACGGAGGAGCTGGACGTGAGCATCCTCCAGAACAACGTGCTGGGGGCGCTCCTGGGCATCCGTGATCCGCGCAAGGACGAGCGCATCCAGTTCGTGGGCGGCATCCGGGGTACGGAGGAGCTGGAGCGCCTGGTGGACTCGGGCGCGTGGCGCGTGGCCTTTTCGCTTCCTCCGACGAGCCTGGAGCAGCTCATGACCATCGCGGACGCGGGCGAGATCATGCCGCCCAAGTCGACCTGGTTCGAGCCGAAGCTGCGCAGCGGCCTCGTGCTGCACCTGTTCTGAACCCATGGGGCTCGAACATCTGGTCCGCGCGACCTGCGTGCGCTGCGGCAGCCACTACGGCACGCAAGGGGTCTACACGTGCCCTGGCTGCGGCATCGAGGGCATCCTGGACCTCGAGTATGACTATGACGCCGTGGCGCGGACGCTGACCCGCGAGGCGCTGCGATCTCGCGTAGGGGACTTGTGGCGCTACCTGGAGCTGCTCCCGGTGGACAGCACCCGGGAGCTGCCGCATCCCCACGTCGGCATGACGCCCATCTACGACGTGCCTCGGCTGGCGGCCGCGGTGGGCGTGAGGGCGTTGAAGGTGAAGGACGACGGCCGCAACCCCACGGCTTCCTTCAAGGACCGCGCGAGCGCCGTCGGTGTCCTCAAGGCCCGGGAGCAGGGGAGCGACGTCATCGCCTGTGCGTCGGCTGGTAACGCGGCCGCTTCGCTCGCGGGGTTCTCCGCGGCCGTGGGATTGAAGAGCGTCATCTTCGTCCCGGAGCGCACGCCCGAGCCCAAGGTGGCGCAGGTCCTCATCTTCGGGGGCACCGTCCTGCGCGTGAAGGGCTCGTATGACGACGCCTACGCGGTCTGCCAGGACGCCTGTGCGCGCTTCGGTTGGTACAACCGCAACTGCGCGGTCAATCCCTATCTCATCGAGGGCAAGAAGACGGTGGGCCTGGAGATGGCGGAGCAGCTTGGAGAGGAATTG comes from the Corallococcus exiguus genome and includes:
- a CDS encoding DUF1015 domain-containing protein, with the protein product MADLQPFRGVRPAEALGQTLCTPPYDVVSTAEARAYADGNPRSFFHVSRPEIGLPPGTDEHSEPVYAQGRRNLERFFAEGWLRQDDEACFYLYRQRMGAHVQTGVVALARVDEYDQGLIRKHELTRPDKEDDRTRHIDTLGGNDEPVFLTYRAVPSIGALMEEGMRSSPQYDFTTEDGIGHTFWRVNGSLNTRLTAAFHEVPMLYIADGHHRSAAASRVHSLRSQRGESGGHSRFLAVVFPHDQMRILAYNRVVKDLNGLSPEAFLARLGERFEVTRGQSKTQDRAHQFGMYLEGAWYQLTARPGSFGATPTEELDVSILQNNVLGALLGIRDPRKDERIQFVGGIRGTEELERLVDSGAWRVAFSLPPTSLEQLMTIADAGEIMPPKSTWFEPKLRSGLVLHLF
- a CDS encoding threonine synthase, which gives rise to MGLEHLVRATCVRCGSHYGTQGVYTCPGCGIEGILDLEYDYDAVARTLTREALRSRVGDLWRYLELLPVDSTRELPHPHVGMTPIYDVPRLAAAVGVRALKVKDDGRNPTASFKDRASAVGVLKAREQGSDVIACASAGNAAASLAGFSAAVGLKSVIFVPERTPEPKVAQVLIFGGTVLRVKGSYDDAYAVCQDACARFGWYNRNCAVNPYLIEGKKTVGLEMAEQLGEELPDWVVFSVGDGCTLAGAWKGLWEMHRLGFLSRLPRMLGVQAQGSAPLVDEYVRREGSIRPVEARTLADSIAVGQPRNWRKALRAISESRGAMLAVDDASILEAMRRTARLAAVFAEPAGACAVAGLTRAVEQGIVGRDESALVVITGNGLKDVRSATEASAQPIDLPADMAGLEQVLRARQLI